A genomic window from Candidatus Nitrospira nitrificans includes:
- a CDS encoding right-handed parallel beta-helix repeat-containing protein — MDRFNQAIIGVCIFSSILLQDVGAPAATYYVATTGSDGNPGTETQPWRTVAYAVAIMVAGDTTYVRGGTYKEEIIRFGKSGTQLAPIKLRNAPGESPIIDCIDASKLHRILIQHPSGPLNPMGWITVEGFEIRNCYNGIKIISGHDLTIQRNWIHHNKPGSGILGNGTRVLFDRNIINHNANIEGCEAGTSPCRPGGHGIYFHGTAVTVTNNIIYDNLTFGIQLNGSTASSTYNPTTDPGPEYAVSENWLIANNTLAYNRRGAGLVVWGFSCNNARIENNIFYENAATNSDATQGVHFTSTTCTGVVVRNNLFYASGSGGTAAFGSGATEGVHYIQANNIINVSAPAFVNAPATLPASPNFALTQRSPAIDAGLLLAAIRTSFDGTPRPRGHTYDIGAYEFSADGNRQEPSAPTALQFSDPRR, encoded by the coding sequence ATGGATCGATTCAACCAAGCAATAATCGGTGTCTGCATTTTTAGCAGTATCCTCTTGCAAGACGTGGGGGCTCCTGCAGCGACCTACTATGTCGCCACGACCGGCAGTGACGGCAATCCTGGCACAGAAACACAACCGTGGCGGACGGTCGCCTATGCGGTCGCCATCATGGTCGCAGGGGATACGACCTATGTCCGGGGTGGAACCTACAAAGAAGAGATCATCCGCTTCGGAAAGTCTGGTACCCAGTTGGCGCCCATTAAGCTTCGCAATGCTCCGGGCGAATCGCCAATCATCGATTGTATTGACGCGTCAAAACTTCATAGGATTCTTATTCAACATCCGTCTGGTCCTTTGAATCCCATGGGCTGGATCACAGTTGAGGGGTTTGAGATCCGGAATTGCTACAATGGGATCAAGATCATCAGCGGTCATGACCTCACCATTCAGCGAAATTGGATTCACCACAATAAACCTGGAAGCGGAATTCTTGGGAATGGTACCAGGGTGCTGTTTGATCGGAACATCATCAACCACAATGCCAATATTGAGGGGTGTGAGGCTGGCACATCTCCCTGTCGGCCGGGAGGCCATGGCATCTATTTCCATGGGACAGCCGTCACAGTCACGAATAACATCATTTACGATAACCTGACTTTCGGCATTCAACTCAATGGGTCCACGGCAAGCTCAACGTACAACCCTACCACTGACCCAGGGCCGGAATACGCAGTATCAGAGAATTGGCTGATTGCCAACAACACACTCGCCTACAACCGCAGAGGGGCTGGCCTGGTTGTGTGGGGCTTTTCCTGTAACAACGCACGGATTGAGAACAACATTTTCTATGAGAATGCAGCCACAAATTCGGATGCGACACAAGGAGTGCACTTCACTTCCACCACTTGTACTGGGGTAGTGGTTAGGAATAATCTCTTCTACGCCAGCGGTAGCGGGGGTACGGCGGCCTTTGGATCTGGTGCGACTGAAGGCGTGCACTACATTCAAGCTAATAATATCATCAACGTCAGTGCACCAGCATTCGTTAATGCTCCAGCCACACTTCCGGCGTCGCCGAACTTCGCCCTGACCCAACGAAGCCCGGCCATTGATGCGGGGTTGCTCCTTGCTGCGATCAGAACATCGTTCGATGGGACTCCTCGACCTCGAGGACACACCTACGATATCGGCGCCTATGAATTTAGTGCCGATGGTAACAGGCAAGAGCCCTCTGCACCGACGGCATTACAATTCAGTGATCCTCGGCGATGA